Proteins from a genomic interval of Ignavibacteriales bacterium:
- a CDS encoding PDGLE domain-containing protein has protein sequence MHIPDGFLDAKTAIATGMFSITGLGAALRRVGVHVHSRKIPLIGLAAAFIFVAQMLNFPVASGTSGHLLGSTLAAVLLGPSAAIIVMSSVLVVQALIFADGGLLALGANMFNMAIIAPLCGYGVYKILRSFVSGEQGRLVAVGFASWFATVVAAVFCAGELAWSGTVRWGAALPAMAGVHMLTGLGEAAITMLVIAAIGKTRPELLKENDQAAAPDWNSTTLVYYALIVIGLLLLVAPHASQLPDGLETVASSLGFEHKAAETADVPSPMKDYQLPGIQSTASATIVAGVIGAIAVFALSFLLARVLAPRSRGTIDHPTPTQRP, from the coding sequence ATGCACATTCCAGACGGATTCCTCGACGCGAAGACGGCAATTGCGACCGGGATGTTCTCCATCACCGGTCTGGGCGCCGCGTTGCGCCGCGTCGGAGTGCATGTCCATTCCCGCAAAATCCCGCTCATCGGTTTAGCAGCCGCATTTATCTTCGTGGCACAAATGCTCAACTTTCCCGTCGCGAGCGGTACGTCGGGACATCTGCTTGGATCGACGCTTGCCGCGGTTCTCCTGGGGCCAAGTGCGGCCATTATCGTGATGTCCTCCGTTCTCGTGGTGCAGGCGCTGATTTTCGCAGACGGCGGGCTGCTCGCTCTCGGTGCTAACATGTTCAACATGGCGATCATTGCGCCGTTGTGCGGATACGGCGTCTACAAGATCCTCCGCTCCTTCGTCTCTGGCGAACAGGGCCGACTGGTTGCGGTTGGCTTTGCGTCATGGTTTGCGACAGTCGTTGCCGCTGTCTTCTGCGCAGGCGAGCTCGCCTGGTCGGGGACAGTACGTTGGGGAGCAGCGTTACCGGCGATGGCTGGAGTGCATATGCTGACGGGGCTCGGAGAAGCTGCAATCACAATGCTCGTCATTGCGGCCATCGGCAAGACACGGCCGGAGTTACTGAAAGAGAATGACCAAGCCGCCGCGCCCGATTGGAACTCAACGACACTTGTCTACTATGCCCTCATCGTCATCGGCCTGTTGCTGCTCGTTGCGCCGCACGCTTCACAACTGCCTGATGGGCTCGAGACAGTCGCCTCCTCGCTTGGATTCGAACACAAGGCCGCCGAAACGGCCGACGTGCCATCGCCAATGAAGGATTATCAGCTCCCGGGAATTCAATCGACCGCAAGCGCAACGATAGTCGCAGGCGTCATCGGAGCAATCGCGGTATTCGCTCTCTCGTTCCTCCTGGCACGCGTGCTCGCTCCCCGTTCGCGGGGGACGATTGATCATCCCACACCGACTCAACGACCGTAA
- a CDS encoding molybdopterin-dependent oxidoreductase codes for MPIFSTACPRNCYSTCSFKVHVMDGKIANFEPHPGNRATPKGVCLKGLSYFERATSSQRILHPLRKNTSGTFERISWDEALETISRQMHRLKEQFGAKSILFYESSGMAGLVNEFSGKFWQLFGGATTTYGNLCWPAGLEGVRLTLGENKHNAPWDIANARLIILWGKNPAETNVQQMIFLDEAQAKGAKIVVVDPRRTQSSEIADVLIQPRPGTDAIIALAIARQLFEKGKIDHDFLTEHVLGFEEFRTSLADVTLEKAAQIAGVPVEVLAQLAEDIGGIKPMTIVPGYGMQRFSNGGQTIRALLALNVLTGNIGKPGACFHYANLQSYVFDDVKEPLCYYPPKGPNGLFRRTISKAKLGEDMLRTKDPALKMIWVERGNPVAQNPDTNLTLEAFRKLDFRVVVEQFMTDTALEADIVLPAKNMFEQSDIIGSYWNPYVQLKPKILEPAGEVKPETEIYYELARKLGFSSAEIARHLPEPGDESIQAFLNERLRAFPGLRWEDLQQGPVLAPGVEEIAFSDLKFATLSGKIELVSGEASTIWGADPLPTYIAIIEGDAGDQSRFPLLLLSPNTQNRIHSQFGNLDLIKQFAPHPTISMSAADAAERNIREGELVRVYNDRGEMKVRVRLDFSIRRGCAAYYNGWWLSEGGTPNLFTEGRETDMGHGSAFHDTRIEIEKAT; via the coding sequence ATGCCAATCTTTTCCACAGCCTGTCCCCGGAACTGCTACAGCACATGCAGTTTCAAAGTACACGTGATGGACGGGAAGATTGCTAACTTCGAGCCGCACCCTGGAAACAGAGCGACTCCAAAAGGGGTATGTCTCAAAGGGCTGAGCTATTTCGAGCGCGCCACCTCATCGCAAAGAATCCTCCACCCCCTTAGAAAGAACACCAGCGGGACGTTCGAACGAATCTCGTGGGACGAGGCACTCGAGACGATCAGCCGCCAGATGCATCGGCTCAAGGAACAGTTCGGAGCGAAATCGATTCTCTTCTATGAATCGAGCGGTATGGCGGGACTGGTAAACGAATTCAGCGGAAAGTTCTGGCAGCTTTTCGGCGGTGCAACGACGACGTACGGGAACCTTTGCTGGCCAGCCGGACTGGAGGGCGTGCGGCTGACGCTCGGGGAGAACAAGCATAATGCTCCGTGGGACATTGCAAACGCACGGCTTATCATACTCTGGGGAAAGAATCCTGCAGAAACAAACGTGCAGCAGATGATATTCCTCGATGAAGCGCAGGCGAAGGGGGCGAAAATTGTCGTCGTCGACCCGCGGCGCACTCAATCGTCGGAGATTGCAGACGTGCTGATACAACCGCGACCCGGCACGGACGCTATCATTGCTCTCGCCATTGCCCGGCAGCTTTTCGAGAAGGGGAAGATCGATCACGATTTCCTCACAGAGCATGTGCTCGGGTTCGAAGAGTTCAGAACGAGCCTCGCTGATGTCACTCTGGAAAAGGCGGCGCAGATAGCTGGCGTGCCCGTTGAAGTTTTGGCACAACTCGCGGAAGACATCGGGGGCATCAAACCAATGACGATCGTCCCCGGCTACGGCATGCAGCGTTTCTCGAACGGAGGACAGACAATTCGCGCACTTCTTGCCCTGAACGTTCTGACCGGAAACATCGGGAAGCCGGGAGCTTGCTTCCATTATGCGAATTTGCAGAGCTATGTTTTCGATGATGTCAAGGAGCCGCTTTGCTACTACCCTCCGAAAGGGCCGAATGGACTGTTCAGACGAACGATCTCCAAGGCGAAGCTCGGCGAAGACATGCTCCGGACGAAGGACCCGGCACTGAAGATGATCTGGGTTGAGCGTGGAAATCCGGTTGCGCAAAACCCTGACACGAACCTGACGCTGGAGGCGTTCCGGAAGCTCGATTTCAGAGTCGTCGTCGAGCAGTTCATGACAGACACTGCGCTGGAAGCCGACATCGTTCTGCCTGCGAAGAACATGTTCGAGCAGTCGGATATCATCGGCTCGTACTGGAATCCATACGTCCAGCTGAAGCCAAAGATACTCGAACCCGCCGGAGAAGTGAAACCGGAGACGGAGATCTACTATGAGCTGGCCCGGAAGCTGGGATTCTCCTCAGCGGAGATCGCGCGGCACCTTCCGGAACCGGGAGATGAGAGCATACAGGCGTTTCTCAATGAACGGCTCCGGGCATTTCCGGGACTGAGATGGGAGGACTTGCAGCAAGGACCGGTTCTGGCTCCGGGCGTGGAAGAGATAGCGTTCTCGGATCTGAAATTCGCAACTCTGTCGGGCAAGATTGAACTGGTTTCCGGGGAGGCGAGCACGATCTGGGGTGCAGACCCGCTGCCGACGTATATCGCGATCATAGAAGGCGATGCAGGCGATCAGAGCAGATTCCCGCTTCTTCTCCTTTCGCCGAATACCCAGAACAGAATCCACTCACAGTTTGGCAATCTCGATCTGATCAAACAATTTGCTCCGCACCCGACGATCTCGATGAGCGCTGCCGATGCGGCTGAGCGAAATATCAGGGAAGGGGAGCTGGTGAGGGTATATAACGACCGTGGGGAGATGAAGGTGCGCGTCCGGCTGGATTTCAGTATCCGAAGGGGATGTGCCGCGTATTACAACGGGTGGTGGCTGTCGGAAGGGGGGACGCCCAATCTCTTTACAGAGGGAAGAGAAACGGACATGGGGCATGGGTCCGCTTTCCATGACACGCGCATAGAGATAGAGAAAGCAACATGA
- a CDS encoding dimethyl sulfoxide reductase anchor subunit: protein MQVLLCPTGALDFGEMSGKPVVRVSGFVDKGMRPGIEIIPLRKSRPRSPVVQAQAADESGLFKRLLSTGPTKTGLKQEWPLIIFTILASLLFGFFAASVFKPIGVDPVAFLATGIIGMGLSAIHLGKKFRAWRAIVNVKTSWLSREIGACFLFLILCGLSVSVVHAESMRVAAMIAGLVMLISIDMVYSVAEGKPMPGLHSASVLVTGILFFSAFSQMMSLFVLVSGWKFILYGFEFVQASERSLPRTVLSILRIVAGFIVPLLLFGGPSGRTAAGVLLIVAELANRAEFYADLKILTPLRQVEKDLVRELG from the coding sequence ATGCAGGTACTGCTCTGTCCGACCGGGGCTCTCGATTTTGGCGAAATGAGCGGGAAGCCGGTTGTGCGAGTATCTGGTTTTGTCGACAAAGGGATGAGGCCGGGGATTGAAATCATCCCGTTGAGGAAGAGCCGACCTCGTTCCCCAGTCGTCCAGGCACAAGCGGCAGATGAGTCCGGTTTATTCAAACGGCTTCTCTCAACAGGTCCCACGAAGACGGGGTTGAAGCAGGAGTGGCCTCTGATCATCTTTACTATCCTGGCTTCTCTGCTCTTCGGATTCTTTGCCGCGTCAGTATTCAAACCGATTGGTGTCGATCCCGTCGCTTTCCTCGCGACTGGTATCATAGGAATGGGCCTGAGTGCGATTCATCTTGGGAAGAAATTCCGGGCATGGCGGGCGATCGTCAACGTGAAAACATCGTGGTTAAGCAGGGAGATCGGTGCATGCTTTCTGTTTCTCATCTTGTGCGGTCTCAGCGTATCCGTCGTTCACGCAGAGTCGATGCGCGTGGCCGCGATGATCGCAGGACTCGTCATGCTGATTTCAATCGATATGGTGTACTCGGTGGCAGAAGGTAAACCAATGCCCGGGTTGCACAGTGCGAGCGTGCTCGTAACGGGAATTCTCTTCTTTTCGGCCTTCTCTCAAATGATGTCGCTTTTTGTGCTCGTGTCAGGATGGAAATTCATTCTCTATGGTTTCGAGTTCGTGCAGGCCTCGGAGCGCAGTCTGCCGAGAACCGTTCTTTCGATCCTCAGGATTGTCGCCGGATTCATTGTGCCGCTCTTGCTTTTTGGAGGCCCTTCTGGTCGAACAGCGGCGGGGGTTCTCCTGATCGTCGCTGAACTGGCAAACCGCGCCGAGTTCTACGCCGATCTAAAGATTCTCACTCCGCTGCGGCAAGTGGAGAAGGATCTCGTCCGGGAACTTGGATAG
- a CDS encoding magnesium transporter CorA family protein encodes MLTRYEIVQNALVETQSEEGPVLVYVNPDAAEREMLRTKFDIDDHTLSSALDPDEISRVEFSPDFISLIWKRPTNYSGKDNFYFNVASVGLFLIDQNLIVVLPDDIPLIESGGRHAPQLRNVYDVMLAFLYYTTRHYLEHLKVIKMVSRELQQRINTSMENKHLIQMFNLSESLIYYLNAINANGVALVKLNNYAQKSGYPRAAIELLDDIIIENNQCFKQAEIYSTVYSGLMDARGSLVNNNVNVLLRKLTMINVVFLPLNLIAGIGGMSEFSMMTHGVDWKISYSLFLAAMVLIGLLTGVVLGKINFGGAKRANPRKRWRFFS; translated from the coding sequence ATGCTGACACGATACGAGATTGTCCAGAATGCTCTGGTTGAAACTCAATCGGAAGAAGGCCCGGTTCTTGTCTACGTCAACCCGGACGCAGCAGAGAGGGAGATGCTTCGTACAAAGTTCGACATCGATGATCATACGCTCTCTTCCGCCCTCGACCCGGACGAGATATCGCGTGTTGAGTTCAGCCCGGACTTTATCTCGCTCATCTGGAAGCGCCCCACGAACTACTCGGGTAAGGATAACTTCTATTTCAATGTAGCGTCGGTCGGTCTCTTCCTCATCGACCAGAATCTGATCGTCGTTCTTCCGGACGATATCCCTCTGATTGAGTCGGGCGGCAGGCACGCACCTCAGTTGCGAAACGTATACGATGTCATGCTCGCTTTCCTCTACTACACGACTCGCCATTATCTGGAGCATCTCAAAGTTATCAAAATGGTGTCACGGGAACTCCAGCAGAGGATCAATACGTCCATGGAGAACAAACACCTCATTCAGATGTTCAATCTGAGCGAGAGCCTCATCTATTATCTCAACGCGATCAATGCAAACGGCGTCGCTCTTGTCAAGCTCAATAATTATGCACAGAAATCTGGTTACCCAAGAGCGGCCATCGAGCTGCTTGACGACATCATCATCGAGAACAATCAATGCTTCAAACAGGCGGAGATTTATTCGACTGTGTACTCAGGGCTGATGGATGCCCGCGGGAGTCTCGTGAACAACAACGTCAACGTGCTGCTGCGGAAGCTGACGATGATCAATGTCGTCTTCCTTCCCTTGAATCTGATCGCGGGCATCGGCGGAATGTCCGAATTCAGCATGATGACGCATGGTGTCGACTGGAAGATATCCTATTCATTATTCCTCGCCGCAATGGTGTTGATCGGATTGCTGACGGGAGTCGTTCTTGGTAAGATCAATTTCGGAGGCGCCAAGCGCGCAAACCCTCGGAAGAGATGGAGGTTCTTTTCCTGA
- the cbiQ gene encoding cobalt ECF transporter T component CbiQ, which yields MRHDFLDRYSRIDSPIHRLPATVKLLGTLCIISVTVAVNFSHGWVFGFIGAALLVISALTTIPWRFVLGRLIMLEPFALGIAVMALFQEHGTWIFLSIVTKSSLCLLTVILLSNTTPFSELLVTLKRFRVPTLFVTILALMYRYLFVLIDEAERLTRARNSRTFSDKRLRKWGSMASLVGQLFVRSTERAERIYAAMSARGWK from the coding sequence ATGCGCCACGACTTCCTCGATCGCTACAGCCGCATCGACAGCCCGATCCACCGGCTTCCCGCCACGGTGAAGCTGCTGGGGACGCTCTGCATCATTTCCGTGACGGTTGCAGTGAACTTCTCCCACGGCTGGGTGTTCGGATTCATCGGCGCGGCGCTCCTTGTCATCAGCGCGTTGACAACGATTCCGTGGAGATTTGTTCTCGGCCGGCTCATCATGCTGGAGCCATTTGCACTCGGCATCGCTGTGATGGCACTCTTTCAGGAACACGGGACGTGGATATTTCTTTCCATCGTGACGAAGAGCTCACTCTGTCTTCTCACCGTCATTCTGCTTTCAAATACCACACCGTTTTCAGAACTTCTAGTGACGCTGAAACGGTTCAGAGTTCCGACGCTGTTCGTGACGATTCTTGCGCTCATGTACCGCTACCTGTTTGTCCTGATCGATGAAGCAGAACGGCTGACTCGTGCCCGGAACAGCCGCACGTTTTCGGACAAGCGCCTGCGAAAATGGGGTTCGATGGCTTCGCTCGTCGGACAGTTGTTTGTCCGTTCCACTGAGCGCGCTGAACGTATTTATGCAGCGATGTCTGCGCGGGGGTGGAAATGA
- the blaOXA gene encoding class D beta-lactamase produces the protein MISFFRIVVKCFCSAIIVSFCAAQEQKEIRDDFKRFFESFKVEGSFALYDLKNDSYVFCNEAQFRQPFIPASTFKICNSLIGLETGVIRDENFVIKWDGVVRQVVAWNEDQDLKTAFKNSTVPCYQELARRVGGKRMKYWLDKAKYGNADTSGGIDRFWLSGGLRITPEQQIRFLVRLYKNDLPFSTKSIDIVKRIMIAQDTVGYMLRAKTGLSEQDSKAIGWYVGYLETVAGTYFFATCVQSSDKDNPDFARSRKEITIEILKSLKLY, from the coding sequence ATGATCTCTTTCTTCCGAATAGTGGTGAAGTGCTTTTGCTCGGCCATCATAGTGTCATTCTGCGCAGCTCAGGAACAGAAAGAGATACGCGATGATTTCAAGAGGTTCTTCGAATCATTCAAGGTAGAAGGCTCATTCGCCCTCTACGATCTGAAGAACGACTCGTATGTGTTCTGTAACGAAGCGCAGTTCAGGCAGCCGTTCATTCCGGCATCGACGTTCAAGATCTGCAATTCTTTGATCGGACTGGAAACCGGTGTCATCAGGGATGAAAACTTCGTCATCAAGTGGGACGGGGTTGTTCGGCAAGTGGTGGCATGGAACGAAGATCAGGACTTGAAGACGGCGTTCAAGAATTCGACAGTTCCGTGCTATCAGGAACTCGCCAGGCGTGTTGGCGGCAAGCGTATGAAATACTGGCTCGACAAGGCGAAATACGGCAATGCAGATACTTCGGGGGGCATTGACAGGTTCTGGCTCTCAGGCGGCCTGCGTATCACTCCTGAGCAACAAATCAGGTTTCTCGTCCGACTGTACAAGAACGACCTTCCTTTTTCGACGAAGTCGATCGACATCGTGAAAAGGATCATGATCGCACAGGACACTGTCGGTTACATGCTCAGAGCAAAAACTGGCTTGAGCGAACAGGATAGCAAGGCCATCGGCTGGTATGTTGGCTATCTTGAGACGGTGGCCGGGACCTATTTCTTCGCGACGTGCGTCCAAAGTTCAGACAAAGACAATCCGGATTTTGCGCGCTCGAGGAAAGAGATAACGATAGAGATATTGAAATCGTTGAAACTGTATTGA
- a CDS encoding class I SAM-dependent methyltransferase translates to MTQWYEQLFENYATKYEQEPFTRGTVGEVDFIEKEIGPDRSTRILDIGCGTGRHSIELARRGYSVVGVDLSAAQLRRAQENAAMAKVAVRFDAADARKLTFRREFDVVIMICEGAFPLMETDEMNFEILKNAANALKPGGKFIFTTLNGLYPLFHSVKDFINSHYEGDVSKKNSFDLMTFRDISEYEVTDDSGTTMRLTCNERYYVPSEITWLLKSLGFAYIEILGCEIGAWRRDKPLTTEDFEMLVVARM, encoded by the coding sequence ATGACGCAATGGTATGAGCAGCTTTTCGAAAATTACGCCACCAAGTACGAACAGGAGCCCTTCACAAGAGGGACCGTTGGCGAGGTAGATTTCATTGAGAAGGAAATCGGTCCTGACAGGTCAACAAGGATACTGGATATCGGCTGCGGAACGGGGAGGCATTCGATTGAGCTCGCCCGGAGAGGTTATTCCGTCGTCGGAGTGGATTTGTCTGCGGCGCAGCTCAGGAGAGCTCAAGAAAATGCAGCGATGGCAAAGGTTGCTGTCCGGTTCGACGCTGCGGATGCAAGAAAGCTGACCTTCCGCCGGGAGTTTGACGTTGTGATCATGATCTGTGAAGGGGCGTTCCCGTTGATGGAAACCGACGAGATGAATTTCGAGATCCTGAAGAATGCTGCCAACGCTTTGAAGCCGGGGGGCAAATTCATCTTCACCACGCTCAACGGACTGTATCCGTTGTTCCATTCTGTCAAGGATTTCATCAACAGCCACTACGAGGGGGACGTGAGCAAGAAGAACTCGTTTGACCTCATGACGTTTCGCGATATCTCCGAGTATGAGGTCACTGACGATAGCGGCACCACCATGCGGTTGACGTGCAACGAGCGGTACTATGTGCCGTCCGAAATAACGTGGTTGCTGAAATCACTTGGTTTCGCGTATATTGAGATATTGGGATGTGAGATTGGAGCCTGGCGTCGGGACAAGCCGCTGACGACTGAGGATTTTGAGATGCTGGTGGTAGCACGAATGTGA
- a CDS encoding ABC transporter ATP-binding protein yields the protein MNPAITVHDLRFHYPDGKEALRGISFAVGERECVGLVGPNGSGKSTLLLHLNGLLPEDLPSTPGVTICGRPVNRENASAIRRDVGLLFQDPDDQLFCPTVYEDVAFGPQQFGLSEEQLKAAVKKGLEVTSLLGYENRSPHHLSSGEKRRVCLAGVLACEPRVLALDEPTSNLDPRGKRSLIQTLKSIPATKIIATHDLEMVVELCSRTIVLDQGLIVADGPTKELLGDEQLMLAHGLEKPHVLRHTHPH from the coding sequence ATGAACCCGGCGATCACGGTCCACGACCTTCGCTTTCATTATCCGGATGGCAAGGAAGCCCTGCGGGGGATCAGCTTTGCTGTTGGAGAGCGTGAGTGTGTCGGACTTGTTGGCCCAAATGGTTCGGGGAAATCGACGCTATTGCTTCATCTCAATGGACTGCTCCCGGAAGATCTTCCCTCGACGCCAGGCGTGACAATCTGCGGGCGGCCGGTCAACCGCGAGAATGCTTCCGCAATCCGGAGGGATGTCGGGCTGCTGTTCCAGGACCCGGATGATCAGTTGTTTTGTCCGACGGTGTATGAAGATGTTGCCTTCGGTCCGCAGCAATTTGGATTGAGTGAAGAGCAGTTGAAGGCGGCGGTTAAAAAGGGGCTTGAGGTGACGTCACTGCTGGGATACGAGAACCGGTCCCCGCATCACTTGAGCAGCGGGGAGAAGCGGCGCGTTTGTCTGGCGGGAGTGCTTGCCTGTGAGCCGCGCGTTCTGGCGCTCGATGAGCCCACGAGTAACCTCGACCCGCGAGGAAAACGAAGCCTCATTCAGACTCTCAAATCGATTCCCGCTACAAAGATCATCGCCACGCACGATCTCGAGATGGTGGTGGAGCTATGTTCCCGCACCATCGTACTGGATCAGGGTCTCATCGTCGCCGACGGTCCCACGAAGGAGCTGCTGGGGGACGAGCAACTGATGCTCGCACACGGACTCGAGAAACCGCACGTTCTGCGTCACACACATCCGCATTGA
- a CDS encoding 4Fe-4S binding protein, producing the protein MRKGFIFDMNKCVGCQACVIACQIENHSVLSEPWRQVSTSNDLRHPLLPLFHFTIACNHCEIPLCLEHCPSRAYSKDELLGTIDHNADRCIGCRYCSVRPGLSILAK; encoded by the coding sequence ATGAGAAAGGGGTTCATTTTCGACATGAACAAGTGTGTCGGCTGCCAGGCGTGCGTCATCGCCTGTCAGATCGAGAATCATTCCGTTCTGTCGGAGCCCTGGCGTCAGGTGAGCACGTCGAACGATTTGCGCCATCCGCTGCTGCCTCTGTTCCATTTTACGATTGCCTGCAACCATTGTGAAATCCCTCTGTGCCTCGAACACTGTCCTTCGCGCGCATACAGCAAGGATGAATTGCTCGGGACGATTGACCACAATGCCGACCGGTGCATCGGATGCAGGTACTGCTCTGTCCGACCGGGGCTCTCGATTTTGGCGAAATGA
- a CDS encoding alpha/beta hydrolase, with translation MAPVAKELSVRRGVLEPLQTAMSLPGQVDELRAIIEHHCKDGIALIGHSWGAWLSFILAARHPARVRKLVLVSAGPFEESYAAGLTETRLSRLPESERAEVQDLQSKLEDPRERDKEPLFRRFGQLMSKADSFDAIAELNTEVEFLPEAYQKAWSEAREMRRSGALLKLGDTIGCPVLAIHGDYDSHPAEGVRKPLSRILKDFRFELLPKCGHTPWLERCAQDRFYEILESELKG, from the coding sequence ATGGCGCCCGTTGCGAAGGAATTGTCCGTGCGAAGGGGCGTGCTTGAGCCGTTGCAGACAGCGATGTCACTGCCAGGTCAGGTCGACGAACTCAGGGCGATTATCGAGCACCACTGCAAAGATGGCATCGCTCTTATCGGACATTCCTGGGGCGCGTGGCTGAGTTTCATCCTCGCAGCCCGCCATCCGGCACGTGTCCGGAAGCTGGTGCTTGTCTCTGCCGGCCCGTTCGAGGAGAGCTATGCGGCGGGACTGACAGAAACCCGGCTCAGTCGGCTACCTGAGTCGGAAAGAGCCGAGGTGCAGGATCTGCAATCGAAACTGGAAGATCCTCGCGAGCGGGACAAAGAGCCACTCTTCAGAAGATTCGGTCAATTGATGTCGAAGGCCGATTCATTCGACGCCATCGCAGAGTTGAATACTGAGGTCGAGTTCCTGCCCGAGGCGTACCAGAAAGCATGGAGCGAGGCCAGGGAAATGAGGCGAAGTGGTGCTTTACTCAAGCTCGGTGACACCATCGGTTGCCCTGTTCTGGCAATACACGGAGACTACGATTCACACCCGGCGGAAGGAGTTCGGAAACCTCTTTCGAGAATCCTGAAGGACTTTCGATTTGAGCTCCTGCCGAAATGCGGTCACACGCCCTGGCTGGAACGGTGCGCACAAGATCGATTCTATGAAATCCTTGAATCGGAGCTCAAGGGGTGA